Proteins encoded in a region of the Candidatus Bathyarchaeota archaeon genome:
- a CDS encoding nitroreductase family protein has product MDAFEAIENRRSVRKYKPKTISKEIIEKLINAARLAPSAINIQPWEFIAITNTETLNKIADITDHGKFIANAPLCIVIFCRDTKYYLEDGTAAIENILIAATALGLGTCWVAGDKKTYADEIRKLLSVPIDHKLVALVPIGYPDDDSISKSKREVIDVLHFEKF; this is encoded by the coding sequence ATGGATGCTTTTGAAGCTATAGAAAATAGAAGAAGTGTTAGAAAGTATAAACCAAAAACAATATCTAAGGAAATTATAGAAAAATTAATAAATGCTGCAAGATTGGCACCATCTGCAATTAATATCCAACCATGGGAATTTATTGCAATCACAAACACAGAAACTCTGAATAAGATAGCTGATATAACGGACCATGGGAAATTCATAGCTAACGCTCCTTTGTGTATAGTAATATTCTGCAGGGATACAAAATATTATTTGGAAGACGGAACCGCAGCAATAGAGAACATCTTGATTGCAGCTACTGCTCTTGGACTTGGCACTTGTTGGGTAGCAGGTGATAAAAAAACATATGCAGACGAAATAAGAAAATTACTATCGGTTCCCATAGATCATAAATTGGTGGCGCTAGTACCTATAGGCTATCCTGATGACGATTCTATTTCAAAAAGTAAACGCGAGGTTATCGATGTATTACATTTCGAAAAATTCTGA
- a CDS encoding NAD(P)-dependent oxidoreductase translates to MEDRDSNSILITGGMGFVGAHAAKRLFEKNYRVVCFDLKPREIDFIQDWNLPVVKGDVSKIDDLIEIVEKYRINKIIHSAAIPNEEICRNDPLGSFNVNVKGTLNVSECSRRKDLSMIYISSQAVYGNLHSQDLTPIKEEEAPISIPGIYASHKIMSEKIVNSYNQIYGLETLILRPTWVYGPGQISVQNPVSIILEKAIRKFPIILKQGGDHPIPYTYVKDLAEAIYLSVITKNPKYNVYNIDGGKLVTVREVAEAVKQIIPDAHI, encoded by the coding sequence ATGGAAGATCGAGATTCGAATTCTATTCTAATAACAGGGGGCATGGGGTTTGTCGGAGCGCATGCCGCAAAGAGACTCTTTGAAAAGAATTATAGGGTTGTTTGTTTTGATCTCAAACCCCGGGAAATAGATTTCATTCAAGATTGGAACTTGCCTGTAGTAAAAGGCGATGTTTCAAAAATAGACGATCTGATAGAGATCGTTGAAAAATACCGAATTAATAAGATAATTCATTCAGCAGCCATACCAAATGAGGAAATATGTCGTAATGATCCTTTAGGTTCCTTTAACGTAAATGTCAAAGGAACATTGAATGTATCTGAGTGCTCAAGACGAAAAGATTTATCCATGATCTATATCAGCTCTCAAGCTGTATATGGAAACCTCCATTCGCAAGACCTCACACCAATTAAAGAGGAAGAAGCTCCAATCTCAATCCCCGGTATTTATGCTTCTCATAAAATAATGAGTGAAAAAATCGTAAATTCATATAATCAAATCTATGGACTTGAAACATTAATACTTAGACCAACTTGGGTTTATGGCCCGGGGCAAATATCGGTACAGAATCCAGTATCTATTATATTGGAAAAAGCGATAAGAAAATTTCCAATAATTCTAAAACAAGGTGGAGATCATCCCATTCCATACACATATGTCAAAGATCTAGCTGAAGCAATTTATCTTTCTGTTATTACGAAAAATCCAAAGTATAATGTTTATAATATTGATGGCGGAAAACTTGTTACCGTTAGAGAAGTCGCTGAAGCGGTTAAGCAAATAATTCCTGATGCGCATATT
- a CDS encoding zinc finger MYND domain-containing protein, whose product MRCSNCNEAVDFHCHVKYHSKSLKNEKEEALLYRCSFCKSMMIVEIDASVETEGKVLYCGKECLKEDNSYRNAKKALYRSASKVTGRLQQLSSSL is encoded by the coding sequence ATGAGATGTTCCAACTGTAACGAAGCTGTTGATTTTCATTGCCATGTTAAATATCACTCGAAATCTCTAAAGAATGAAAAAGAAGAAGCCCTCCTGTACAGATGCTCATTTTGTAAATCCATGATGATAGTAGAAATTGATGCAAGTGTAGAAACTGAGGGCAAAGTTCTCTATTGTGGCAAAGAATGCTTAAAAGAAGATAATTCCTATAGAAATGCGAAGAAGGCTTTATACAGATCTGCATCAAAAGTTACTGGTCGATTGCAACAATTATCTTCTTCCTTATAA